The Deltaproteobacteria bacterium DNA window CAACCCGTAACTCGTAACCCGTAACGTCATTTTTGAACTAAACCCCCAGATAGATCTTCTTCACATGCTCGTTATTCTTTAAATCCCTAGCCTCACCTTCAAGCACAATCTTTCCCACCTCGAGCACATAGCCCCGGTCGGCCACACCCAGGCCAAGCTTGGAGTTCTGCTCCACTAATAAGACCGAAACCCCTCTTTGATGGATATTCCGGATGATAGTGGAAAGCTCTTTGACCACCTTGGGCGCCAACCCCAGAGAGGGCTCATCCAGAAGGAGTAAACCGGGTTTACTCATCAAGGCCCGCCCGATAGCCAACATCTGCTGCTCCCCGCCGCTTAAAGTGCCGGCTTCCTGCTGATGGCGTTCTCTCAGTATAGGGAAAAGGTCGAATATCTCTCCAATGCTTTGGGCAATCTCTTTTTTATCGGTTCGGGTATAGGCGCCCATCTCCAGGTTTTCTCGCACCGTCAAATCCGGAAAGAGCCTCCGGCCCTCCATGGAATAGGCGATTCCGGTTTTGGCGATCTCGGGAGGCGTCAAGCCGTCGATCCTCTGGCCTTCAAAATGGATTTCCCCCCGGGTCGGTTTTTTCAAGCCGAAAATAGTCCGCAAGATAGTGGTTTTCCCGGCTCCGTTGCTGCCGATCAGGGAAACGACTGTTTCCTTTTCGACCTTAAGGGATATTCCTTTCAGGGCCTCGACCTTATCATAATGGATATGGACATCTTTTATCTCTAATAACGCCATTATTCTTCAGCTCCCAAATAGGCTTCGATGACCTGCTCATCTTCCTGTATAACCCATGGGGGACCTTCGGCTATTTTTGTCCCGAAGTTGATGACGGCAATACGATCGCAGATCCCCATGACCACCCGCATATCGTGTTCCACCAGTAAAACGGTGATGCCGCTTACCCTTATTTTTTGGATCAGGGCCATCATCTCGGTTTTTTCTTCGTTATTCATGCCGCAAACCGGTTCATCCAAAAGAATCATTTTGGGATGGGCCGCCAAAGCGATGCCGATGCCCAAAATGCGCTGATATCCGTGGGCCAGATTCTTAGCCAATTCTTGGCGCAGTTCTTTTAAGCCCACGAACTCAATAACCTCTTCGGCGATGGCCCCGAGTTTCTTGCGTCTGTCCCGCACCGAACGGATATTGAGGAGGTCCATGAACACCCCGGTTTTGACCTGCAGTTGGCATCCCAGGAGGATATTGTCCATGACGCTGAATTCACGAAAAAGAACATTGGCCTGGAAGGTCCGGACCAGCCCTTTCCCGGCCACTTTATCGGGGTTGAAATCGGTGATGTCGTCCTTATTAAAATGAATCCTGCCCCCGGTCGGTTTTAAGACTCCGCTGATCAGGTTGAAAACCGTGGTCTTCCCGGCACCGTTGGGACCGATCAAGCCGAATATCTCCCCTTCCGAGATGGTCAGGTCCAGTTCATTGACGGCCGCCAGGCCTCCGAAAAATTTGGACAGGCCGGCCGTCTGAAGGAGTGGGGGTTTATTTTTCACTTGGCATCCTCTTCAGGGCATGACGAAATTTTTCCGGAATCGAAAGGATTCCGCCGGGAGCAAACAATAAAACCAGGACGAGTATGCCCCCCAGGATGATTGGCATATACTCTTTAAAGGGTCTCAAAACTTCATCCAGGATGAGCATCAGGGCCGTCCCGATGATGGGGCCGGCCACAGAACCGATCCCTCCCATGATGGCATAAAGCAGCATGGTAAAGGAAGCACCCAGGGTGAAATCCCAGGGGCTGCAATAGGTAAAATAGTGGGCCCAGAAAGAACCGGCCAGGCCGGCAAAAAAGGCCCCCACCACAAAGGCCGTGAGTTTATATTTCATGATATTGACGCCGACACATTCGGCCAAAAGGTCCGACTGGGGGATGGCTTTCAAAATCAACCCTACCCGGGACAGATCAAAACGGTGCATGACCAGGACGGTCAGGAGAAACAGGATCAGGGCCAGATAGTAAAAAGGGACCTTCGAGTTGAAGAGGATGACCCAATTAAAAACCCGGATCGGATCGGGCATGGGAATACCCAGCAA harbors:
- a CDS encoding ABC transporter ATP-binding protein → MALLEIKDVHIHYDKVEALKGISLKVEKETVVSLIGSNGAGKTTILRTIFGLKKPTRGEIHFEGQRIDGLTPPEIAKTGIAYSMEGRRLFPDLTVRENLEMGAYTRTDKKEIAQSIGEIFDLFPILRERHQQEAGTLSGGEQQMLAIGRALMSKPGLLLLDEPSLGLAPKVVKELSTIIRNIHQRGVSVLLVEQNSKLGLGVADRGYVLEVGKIVLEGEARDLKNNEHVKKIYLGV
- a CDS encoding ABC transporter ATP-binding protein translates to MKNKPPLLQTAGLSKFFGGLAAVNELDLTISEGEIFGLIGPNGAGKTTVFNLISGVLKPTGGRIHFNKDDITDFNPDKVAGKGLVRTFQANVLFREFSVMDNILLGCQLQVKTGVFMDLLNIRSVRDRRKKLGAIAEEVIEFVGLKELRQELAKNLAHGYQRILGIGIALAAHPKMILLDEPVCGMNNEEKTEMMALIQKIRVSGITVLLVEHDMRVVMGICDRIAVINFGTKIAEGPPWVIQEDEQVIEAYLGAEE
- a CDS encoding branched-chain amino acid ABC transporter permease, whose translation is MQNKNNLLQKGFVTILVLAGIFLPLLIKDQYILHIIISIFIWSILTLGIRMVLLAGHLNCAQASFMGLGAYGSGVLALKLGWSFWLCLPAAGIIAAILALGIGYPTLRIKGAYFVIVTLGLTEVIKHIWMMWTGLFGGPQGLLGIPMPDPIRVFNWVILFNSKVPFYYLALILFLLTVLVMHRFDLSRVGLILKAIPQSDLLAECVGVNIMKYKLTAFVVGAFFAGLAGSFWAHYFTYCSPWDFTLGASFTMLLYAIMGGIGSVAGPIIGTALMLILDEVLRPFKEYMPIILGGILVLVLLFAPGGILSIPEKFRHALKRMPSEK